From Coffea arabica cultivar ET-39 chromosome 2e, Coffea Arabica ET-39 HiFi, whole genome shotgun sequence, the proteins below share one genomic window:
- the LOC113731092 gene encoding nucleobase-ascorbate transporter 2, whose protein sequence is MAAPKPEEISHPPMDQLQGLEYCIDSNPSWGEAIALGFQHYILALGTAVMIPTFLVPLMGGTDGDKIRVVQTLLFAQGINTLLQTLFGTRLPTVIGGSWAFMVPIISIIHDPSLAAITDPHSRFLNTMRAIQGALIVASSVQIVLGYSQLWAICSRFFSPLGMVPVISLVGFGLFDRGFPVVGRCVEIGIPMLILFVAFSQYLKHFQTRQLPVLERFALIISVTVIWAYAHLLTASGAYKHRPEITQRNCRTDKANLISTAPWIKIPYPLQWGAPTFDAGHAFGMMAAVLVSMIESTGAYKAASRLASATPPPAHVLSRGIGWQGIGILLDGLFGTATGSTVSVENVGLLGSTRVGSRRVIQISAGFMIFFSILGKFGALFASIPFTIFAAVYCVMFGLVASVGLSFLQFTNMNSMRSLFITGVSLFLGLSIPEYFREYTTAALHGPAHTKAGWFNDFLNTIFLSSPTVALIVSVFLDNTLDYKDSAKDRGMPWWVKFRTFKGDSRNEEFYTLPFNLNRFFPPS, encoded by the exons ATGGCAGCTCCAAAACCTGAAGAGATAAGCCATCCTCCTATGGATCAACTTCAGGGGTTAGAGTATTGTATTGATTCTAATCCTTCTTGGG GGGAAGCAATAGCACTGGGATTTCAACACTATATATTGGCATTAGGAACAGCAGTGATGATTCCAACATTTCTTGTTCCTTTAATGGGTGGGACTGAT GGTGATAAGATTAGGGTAGTTCAGACTCTACTCTTTGCACAAGGAATTAACACATTACTCCAAACATTATTTGGGACACGACTGCCGACTGTTATTGGAGGATCTTGGGCGTTTATGGTACCGATAATTTCCATAATTCATGATCCATCCTTGGCTGCAATAACTGATCCTCATTCA AGATTTCTCAATACAATGAGAGCAATACAGGGTGCACTGATTGTAGCTTCAAGTGTGCAGATTGTTTTGGGATATAGTCAACTTTGGGCTATATGTTCTAG GTTTTTCAGCCCACTTGGGATGGTTCCAGTAATATCATTGGTGggctttggcctttttgatAGAGGCTTCCCAGTG GTTGGCAGGTGTGTGGAGATTGGAATTCCCATGCTCATCTTATTTGTTGCCTTCTCTCAG TACTTGAAACATTTTCAGACGAGACAACTGCCAGTATTGGAGCGTTTTGCTCTTATAATCTCAGTCACAGTTATTTGGGCTTATGCACATCTCCTCACAGCCAGTGGGGCCTACAAACATCGTCCAGAAATAACCCAAAGAAACTGCCGCACAGATAAAGCAAACCTGATTTCCACTGCGCCTTG GATTAAAATCCCATATCCACTTCAATGGGGCGCACCAACATTTGATGCTGGTCATGCCTTTGGAATGATGGCTGCTGTACTCGTTTCTATGATTGAG TCAACTGGAGCTTACAAAGCGGCATCTCGCCTAGCAAGTGCTACACCGCCTCCTGCTCATGTTCTTAGCCGTGGTATTGGCTGGCAG GGAATTGGGATCTTGTTGGATGGACTCTTTGGGACAGCTACCGGGTCTACAGTCTCTGT AGAAAATGTTGGTCTTCTTGGAAGCACTCGTGTTGGCAGCCGTAGAGTTATCCAAATATCAGCTGGTTTTAtgatatttttctcaattctag GAAAATTTGGAGCACTATTTGCATCAATACCTTTCACCATATTTGCAGCTGTATACTGTGTTATGTTTGGGCTTGTTG CTTCCGTGGGGTTGTCCTTCTTGCAATTTACAAACATGAATTCAATGAGAAGCCTCTTTATCACCGGTGTTTCCCTTTTCCTTGGTTTGTCTATTCCTGAGTACTTCAGGGAGTATACCACGGCTGCTCTTCATGGTCCTGCTCATACAAAGGCTGGTTGG TTCAATGATTTTCTTAATACCATCTTCTTATCCTCTCCCACCGTTGCCTTGATTGTTTCCGTATTCCTGGACAATACACTTGATTACAAAGACAGTGCTAAGGATAGGGGAATGCCATGGTGGGTAAAGTTCAGGACGTTTAAAGGGGACAGCAGGAATGAAGAGTTTTACACCCTTCCTTTCAACCTCAATCGCTTTTTCCCTCCATCATGA
- the LOC113731094 gene encoding O-fucosyltransferase 8-like isoform X3, which produces MLEEKSSTNMYDRLLKLAASSVNEKELKRGESKFWEESYPQASMWKPCADKKSTKVVGAGKSRNSSGYILVSANGGLNQQRVAVCNAVAVASLLNATLVIPKFLYSNVWNDPSQFGDIYQEDYFINTLENEVDIVKELPPDLKSVDFESIGSQVTDADLSKEATPDEYIKKILPLLLENRVVHFLGFGNRLGFDPLPVELQRLRCKCNFHALKFVPKIQQVGSILIKRIRKHDIAESMLDKQLLGNFISDASPEEHHILDGPSRYLALHLRFEVDMVAYSMCEFGGGENERRELQAYREAHFPLLTERLTTSSQHPSSAELRNLGRCPLTPEEAALVLAALGFKSDTYIYLAGSEIYGGGSRMHPFTSLYPNVVTKEDLLSASELAPFKNFSSQLAALDFIACATADVFAITDSGSQLSSLVYGYRTYYGGGHAPTLSPPKKRLAAILLHNHTIKWSTFEEKIRKMIQEGQRVRQRGFHRSVYRLPRCRGCMCKHQ; this is translated from the exons AAAGAGTTGAAGAGAGGTGAATCAAAATTTTGGGAAGAATCATATCCTCAGGCATCAATGTGGAAGCCTTGTGCTGACAAGAAGAGTACCAAAG TTGTCGGGGCAGGGAAATCCAGGAACAGTTCTGGTTACATTTTGGTCAGCGCCAATGGAGGCCTAAATCAGCAGCGAGTTGCT GTCTGCAATGCTGTTGCAGTTGCATCCCTGCTAAATGCAACTTTAGTcattcccaaatttctttatAGCAATGTATGGAATGATCCCAG TCAATTTGGTGACATATATCAAGAGGATTACTTCATAAATACACTGGAGAATGAAGTAGATATTGTAAAGGAGCTCCCTCCTGACTTAAAGTCAGTAGATTTTGAATCAATTGGCAGTCAA GTAACTGATGCTGATCTGTCAAAGGAGGCAACACCTGATGAGTACATTAAGAAGATACTTCCGCTTCTCTTAGAAAACAGGGTTGTTCACTTCCTTGGATTTGGGAATCGACTTGGTTTTGACCCTTTGCCTGTTGAACTTCAG AGACTAAGATGCAAATGTAACTTCCATGCTTTAAAGTTTGTGCCAAAGATTCAGCAGGTGGGTTCGATATTGATAAAAAGGATCCGAAAGCACGACATTGCAGAAAGCATGCTGGATAAGCAACTTCTTGGAAATTTCATTTCAGATGCTTCACCAGAAGAGCATCACATCCTAGACGGACCTTCTAGGTACCTTGCCTTGCATTTGAGGTTTGAAGTTGACATGGTGGCCTACTCTATGTGTGAATTTGGAGGTGGAGAGAATGAAAGAAGAGAACTTCAAGCATACAGAGAAGCACATTTCCCTCTCCTCACTGAGCGCCTAACGACTTCTTCTCA ACATCCTTCTTCAGCAGAACTAAGAAACCTGGGAAGATGTCCATTGACACCAGAAGAAGCAGCACTTGTTCTTGCTGCTCTTGGCTTCAAGAGTGACACTTATATCTACCTTGCAGGCTCAGAAATTTACGGAGGAGGATCAAGGATGCATCCGTTTACCAGTCTCTACCCCAATGTGGTCACAAAGGAAGATCTTCTCTCAGCAAGTGAACTTGCACCGTTTAAGAACTTTTCTTCTCAG CTTGCAGCCCTGGACTTTATTGCATGTGCGACTGCTGATGTATTTGCCATAACAGACTCTGGGAGCCAACTATCATCCCTGGTGTATGGATACCGAACATATTATGGTGGTGGGCATGCTCCAACTCTTAGTCCTCCCAAGAAGAGGCTTGCCGCAATTTTGTTGCACAATCACACCATAAAATGGAGTACCTTTGAGGAAAAAATTAGGAAGATGATTCAAGAAGGTCAAAGAGTCCGCCAAAGGGGCTTCCACCGTAGTGTTTATAGACTTCCACGCTGTAGAGGATGCATGTGCAAGCACCAATAA